The proteins below are encoded in one region of Winogradskyella helgolandensis:
- a CDS encoding heme NO-binding domain-containing protein: MKGIVFTEFLDLVEEKFGLEMVDRIISSSELESEGVYTSVGTYSFSEMLQLLQHLSENTGISIDNLLLVYAEHFFNVIENSYPGLLATYKDPIEMISSIENHIHVEVRKIYPDAELPTFEVIEKTENSLIMDYKSSRAMHHFGLGLMNKTFEHFNSTATIDLEKIKEDGTQVRFTITKN; encoded by the coding sequence ATGAAAGGAATCGTATTTACGGAATTTTTAGATCTTGTAGAGGAGAAGTTTGGCTTAGAAATGGTGGATAGAATTATTTCAAGTTCTGAGCTAGAATCCGAAGGAGTTTATACGTCTGTTGGTACGTATAGCTTTTCTGAAATGTTGCAATTACTGCAGCATCTTAGTGAAAATACAGGAATTTCAATAGATAATCTACTTTTAGTATATGCAGAGCACTTTTTTAATGTGATAGAAAATAGTTACCCTGGGCTTTTGGCAACTTATAAAGATCCAATAGAGATGATTTCATCAATAGAAAATCATATTCATGTTGAGGTTAGGAAAATTTATCCAGATGCAGAGTTACCAACGTTTGAAGTCATAGAGAAAACAGAGAACTCATTAATAATGGACTATAAATCGAGCAGAGCTATGCATCACTTTGGACTCGGTTTAATGAATAAAACATTCGAGCACTTCAATTCTACGGCAACGATAGATTTAGAAAAAATAAAAGAAGACGGCACCCAAGTACGATTTACTATTACTAAAAATTAA
- a CDS encoding response regulator: MKTLNILLIEDDMIEVMKLNRASSSLQLNQNITEANNGEEALSLLENKDSLPDIILLDLNMPKISGIEFLKILKADDRLRYIPTIILTTSNNQRDLLECYKIGIAGYVLKPLKYEDYVSKIEKLLSYWSINELITA, from the coding sequence ATGAAAACCCTCAATATTTTACTTATAGAAGATGATATGATTGAAGTGATGAAGCTTAATAGAGCTTCAAGTTCACTTCAATTAAATCAAAATATTACAGAAGCCAATAATGGTGAAGAAGCTTTAAGTTTACTTGAAAATAAAGATAGTTTACCCGATATTATATTGTTAGATTTAAACATGCCAAAAATTAGTGGTATTGAGTTTTTAAAGATTTTAAAAGCAGACGATAGATTAAGATATATTCCTACTATTATATTAACCACTTCAAATAATCAAAGAGATTTATTAGAGTGTTATAAAATAGGGATTGCTGGTTATGTCTTAAAACCATTAAAATACGAGGATTATGTTTCTAAAATCGAAAAATTATTGTCATATTGGAGTATTAACGAATTAATTACCGCATAA